A section of the Cololabis saira isolate AMF1-May2022 chromosome 6, fColSai1.1, whole genome shotgun sequence genome encodes:
- the LOC133445619 gene encoding uncharacterized protein K02A2.6, translating into MNKQRAKLPLYVVQGSSPPLFGREWLRKIQIDWREIKTVREETLEGVLQRHAEVFKKELGTLKGMEVAIALKPDYVPRFCQARVVPYALRPKVEVEIERLCEQGIISPVKFSEWATPIVPVVKKNGDVRICGDFKVTINPALCVEKYPIPRIEDLFASLSGGQHFSKLDLSHAYLQMVIEENSRKCLTITTSKGLFIYNRLPFGVTSAPAIFQRAMDQVLQGLPNVHCYLDDILVSGQDRAQHLKNLDAVLGRLEEFGLRVQKEKCEFFKDSLEYLGHVIDAQGLHKAPEKVRAIVEAPAPTDVSQLRSFLGLINYYSRFIPNLSSILSPLNALLCKGKQWKWTSECVASFKEAKEQLLSQSVLTHYDPQLPIRLACDASPYGVGSVISHILPNGQERPIAFASRTLNKAERNYAQIEREALGIIFGVRKFHHYLYGRQFTLLTDHRPLTSILSPCKATPSMAAARMQRWALLLSAHNYTIQYREAARHGNADGLSRLPLPTSPRERKSAVDSFHIKHLEALPVNSQEICRESRGDPVLAQVLDMVSTGRFPRVQDAASTLAPFISRKGELTLQQGCLMWGVRVIMPSKLRSRVLSELHTGHPGVVKMKAVARSYMWWPGIDAQIEQVSKTCQSCQFTQKAPGPAPLHPWTWPGSPWQRIHVDFAGPFQGQMFMVIVDAHSKWPEVHLMTSTTTTKTIHVLRGLFSRYGLPEVLVSDNGPQFTSHEFDSFMKGNGVKHIRSAPFHPSTNGLAERFVQTFKQSLKRSTGTTSIQHRLDAFLLMYRNTPHSTTRETPAMLFMHRKLRSRLDLLKPSVTSVVEKAQEAQCAYRDMHAKARTFKVGDPVLVRDYGRGENKWTPGVIKAETGPVSYTVDISASQRWRRHADQMLARYAEFDTPTDNDGAASSSISADLPVLNSTVPEPAAPVPVSDPAPPPQVTPEGNTTSLPETGKRYPSRTVKAPDRYVP; encoded by the coding sequence ATGAACAAGCAGAGGGCCAAGTTGCCACTGTATGTAGTGCAGGGAAGTTCACCCCCACTCTTTGGTCGTGAGTGGCTACGAAAAATTCAAATTGACTGGCGAGAGATAAAGACAGTCCGTGAAGAGACGCTAGAGGGTGTGCTACAAAGACATGCCGAGGTTTTTAAGAAGGAGTTGGGCACCCTGAAAGGCATGGAAGTAGCCATAGCGCTGAAGCCGGATTATGTCCCACGTTTCTGCCAAGCGAGAGTTGTTCCCTATGCGCTTAGACCAAAAGTGGAGGTTGAAATTGAACGACTGTGTGAGCAGGGAATCATATCCCCTGTCAAATTCAGTGAATGGGCAACACCTATTGTGCCTGTTGTTAAAAAGAATGGAGATGTAAGGATATGTGGGGATTTTAAAGTCACAATTAATCCTGCCCTGTGCGTGGAGAAATATCCTATTCCACGCATTGAAGATTTATTCGCTTCACTTTCAGGAGGGCAGCATTTTAGTAAACTGGATTTGTCTCATGCCTACTTGCAGATGGTGATCGAGGAAAATTCCAGAAAATGCCTCACAATAACCACATCCAAAGGTCTGTTCATTTACAACAGGTTGCCATTTGGAGTTACCTCAGCACCAGCCATATTCCAACGTGCCATGGACCAAGTCCTACAGGGTCTGCCGAACGTCCACTGTTATCTGGACGACATATTGGTCAGTGGACAGGATCGTGCGCAGCATCTGAAGAACCTGGATGCTGTCCTTGGGCGCTTGGAAGAATTCGGCTTACGAGTGCAGAAGGAAAAATGTGAATTTTTCAAGGATTCACTGGAATATCTGGGTCACGTCATCGATGCTCAGGGTCTACACAAGGCACCTGAGAAAGTCAGAGCAATCGTGGAGGCTCCTGCACCAACAGACGTGAGTCAGTTACGTTCTTTCTTGGGGTTAATCAATTATTACAGCAGATTTATCCCCAACCTGTCATCTATCCTAAGCCCATTGAATGCTCTGCTGTGCAAGGGGAAGCAATGGAAATGGACATCTGAATGTGTAGCATCTTTTAAAGAGGCAAAAGAGCAGCTACTTTCTCAAAGTGTGTTAACCCACTATGACCCACAACTTCCCATTCGGCTGGCGTGTGACGCATCACCTTATGGCGTTGGCAGCGTCATTTCACACATCCTCCCGAATGGACAAGAGAGGCCTATAGCTTTTGCATCAAGGACTCTGAATAAGGCAGAAAGAAATTATGCCCAAATTGAGCGTGAAGCTCTTGGCATTATATTTGGAGTTCGTAAATTCCATCACTATCTTTATGGTAGACAGTTTACACTCCTTACAGACCATCGCCCGTTGACTTCAATTCTGAGCCCGTGCAAAGCAACACCATCTATGGCTGCTGCTAGAATGCAGCGGTGGGCTCTCTTGTTATCAGCCCATAACTACACCATACAGTACAGAGAGGCCGCTCGTCATGGTAATGCTGATGGGCTTTCACGTCTTCCTTTACCAACATCaccaagagagagaaagagtgcTGTGGACAGTTTTCACATTAAACACCTGGAAGCCTTACCTGTGAACAGCCAAGAAATCTGCAGAGAGAGCAGGGGTGACCCTGTCCTTGCCCAAGTCCTGGACATGGTCTCCACAGGTCGATTTCCAAGGGTCCAGGATGCAGCCAGCACATTGGCACCATTCATCAGCCGGAAGGGTGAGTTGACACTCCAGCAAGGTTGCCTTATGTGGGGTGTGCGTGTTATCATGCCCTCAAAACTGAGATCACGAGTGCTGTCTGAACTGCATACTGGACACCCAGGTGTTGTCAAAATGAAAGCTGTCGCCCGCAGTTACATGTGGTGGCCCGGAATTGATGCTCAAATAGAACAAGTCTCTAAAACCTGCCAATCCTGTCAGTTTACACAGAAAGCACCGGGACCAGCACCGCTTCATCCATGGACCTGGCCGGGATCCCCATGGCAGAGAATCCATGTTGACTTTGCCGGACCGTTCCAGGGCCAAATGTTCATGGTAATTGTAGACGCCCATTCTAAATGGCCGGAAGTGCATCTCATGACTTCCACGACGACAACCAAGACCATCCACGTGCTCCGAGGGCTATTCAGTCGCTATGGGCTCCCTGAGGTGCTGGTGAGTGACAATGGCCCCCAGTTTACCTCACATGAGTTTGACAGCTTCATGAAAGGTAACGGAGTAAAGCACATCCGCTCTGCACCATTCCATCCATCAACAAATGGTCTTGCAGAACGTTTTGTACAGACATTTAAGCAGTCACTGAAACGCTCCACTGGAACCACATCGATACAACACAGATTGGATGCCTTCCTACTCATGTACCGCAACACTCCCCACTCCACAACGAGGGAGACCCCTGCCATGCTCTTCATGCATCGCAAGCTGCGATCTCGACTCGACCTGCTGAAGCCCAGTGTGACATCAGTGGTAGAAAAAGCACAGGAGGCCCAGTGTGCTTATCGAGACATGCATGCAAAAGCCAGAACGTTCAAGGTTGGAGACCCAGTCCTCGTTCGGGATTACGGGAGAGGAGAGAACAAGTGGACACCAGGAGTCATCAAAGCTGAGACTGGTCCTGTATCCTACACCGTCGACATCAGCGCATCGCAACGCTGGAGGAGACACGCAGACCAGATGCTGGCCAGGTATGCTGAATTTGATACTCCAACAGACAACGACGGAGCTGCATCGTCATCCATCTCAGCAGACCTGCCTGTGCTGAACAGCACCGTTCCagaaccagctgctccggttcctGTGAGTGACCCCGCCCCACCACCCCAGGTAACCCCAGAGGGAAACACCACATCACTTCCAGAGACTGGTAAGAGATATCCTTCCCGTACTGTTAAGGCACCTGATCGTTATGTCCCATGA